The Myxococcus fulvus genomic interval GGACTTCTCCCTGGCCGGCGGCCTCCCGGCGATGGACGCGGGCGTCTGGGTCATCTCCGCCGCCTCCGGCACGCTGGAGAGCGCCGTCGACGGGTTCTACGACCGGTGCCTGGCCTGGAACAAGGACGACCCCAACGCCAACTGCGGCATCCGCGCCGCCAACTACATGATCCTCCGGCACGCCGACAACCGCCGGAGCAAGTACTTCCACCTGAAGAAGTTCAGCTTCCAGTACAGCGTGGGCGCGAACATCCCCTGCGGCAACTGGATTGCGAAGGCGGGCTCGTCGGGCGCCTCCACGGGACCGCACCTGCACTTCGAGTTCTCCGACCCGACGTGGGGAACGGATGACCCGTACGCGGCCACGCCGGGCTGCGGCGGCACCATCTCCCTGTGGACGTCCCAGGGCTCCTACCAGGGCCTGCCGGGCATCACCTGTCAGTAGCCCACGCCCCGCCAAGAGGAACGGCTCATGCGAACGCTCTGGAATCGGACGGCCGCCATCGCGATGGTGGCCGCGCTCGGAGGGCTCACCTCGCCCGACGCGCAGGCCTGCACCCGGGATGACTGCGGCTCGGGGGGATTGAACGCCTGCTACAACCTGACGGGCTGGAAGTGGTGCGGAATCACCTACAGCGGCTCCCAGCACTGGACGTCGGTCAACGTCTACAACCACTCGTCCATCAGCCAGGTGCCGCAGTCCTGGACGAACCTCAACAGCCCGCCCGCGGCGCCGGGGAACACGCTGTACCTCAACACGGACGGCTCCAACCACTCCAACCACGACATCGACTACTGGGACGCCAACACCTCCGACACGTGGTGGGGTTACACCACGTACCCGGGCGGCATCGGCGCCAACAACTGCATCAACCGGGGCGGCGCGATGATTCAGTTCAACCTGGCCCGCGTCACGGCGGATGCCACCTGGCGGCTGTGGCTGGCCGAGCACGAGACGGGGCACGCGGTGGGGCTGGGCCATGTCTGTGGTTGCTCCCAGGGCCGGGTGATGAACCCCTGCACCGAGTGCTCCAACCCCGCCACGCTCAGCGGCTGCGACGCGCAGGGCCTCACCGCGCTGTATCCCTGACACGCCCCCAGGAAAGGAGAACGCCATGCATGAATCCAAGAAGGCCCGCATGCTGTTGCTGCTCCCGTGCGTCTGGGGAGCGATGGTGGGCTGCGCCCGCGAGGCGCCGTCCCCCGAGGTCGCGCAACCGGTGTCCCAGCCGCTCGAGTCCGTGGAGCACAGCCACCCGATGACGGTGCATTGGGTGACGCACGACAGCTTCAAGGAGATGGTGGGCGAGTCGGGCGTCATCGTCCAGGCCCGGGTGGTGTCGTCGCGTCCGGTGGCTCAGCGCGTGTACGGCTGGAACGAGAAGGCCCAGCGGTACTTCACGCCGGAGGAGGCGGGGGACCGCTACGCGGAGACGCCGCTGACGGTCTCCACGCTGGTGGTGTCGGACGTCGCCCGCGCGAAGGCGGGGCTGGTCGCGCTGGGGGGCGCGAAGCTCGGGCCCGACAGCAAGCTGGAAATCGTCGAGCTGGGGGGACTGGCGCCGGACGGCCACCGGATGGAGCCGGACGACAAGCCCGTGCTGCGTCTGGCGGAGGAGGCCATCTTCTTCCTCATCCCCGCGGCGAAGCACCCGGGCGCGTACCACGTGCTGGGGGGCTGGCAGGGGCGGCTACGGGTGACGGCGTCGGGCGAAGTCCAGGCGCTCGGCTCCGAGGTCCACCCGGGGCTCGCCGACTTCAGCGTGCATGACGGCCGCACGGCCAAGGCGCTGATGGACGAGCTGCGCGGCACGCCCCGCTGACGGCGTCATTGCACGGCTCCGAGCGACTCGCGGAGCCGTGCGATGTCCCGCGACGGCGGCGCGCCGAACATCCGGCTGTATTCGCGGCTGAACTGGGACGGGCTCTCGTAGCCCACGGAGTGCCCGGCCATCGCCGCGTCCATGGCCTCGGCGAGCATCAGGCGACGGGCCTCCTGCAGGCGCAGCTGCTTCTGGTACTGCAGGGGGCTCATCGCCGTCACGGACTTGAAGTGGTGGTGGAGCGCGGACGGGCTCATGTGGACGGTGCGCGCCAGGTCTTCGATTCGCAGGGGCGCCGCATAGTGCGCCTTGAGCCAGTGGATGGCGCGGGCGATGGCGTCCAGGCGGCTGTCGCCCATGGCGATTCGCCTGAGCCTCGCGGTGTTCTCCCCGGACAGCAGGCGGTAGAGGATCTCCCGGGTGATGAGCGGCGCGAGCACGGGGATGTCGCGCGGGGTGTCCAGGAGCCGCACGAGCCGCGACGTCGCGTCCAGGAGCGGTGTCCCCACCGGGCCCAGCGCGAGCCCCCGGGCCACGCCGCGGTCCTCGGGGGACTCCAGCGCCGCCTCCATCATCAGGCTGCTCAGCTGACCGGGCTCCAGGTCCAGCCGGAAGCAGAGGTAGGGCTTGTCGGGCGTCGCCTCGATGACCTGGCCGGTGACATGGAGGTCCATGGAGGCGACCAGGCACTGGTCCGTCCCGTAGACATAGACGTCGTCCCCGAGCAGCACCTGCTTGCGGCCCTGCGCGACGATGCACAGCGCGGCGGCCTGCAGCGCGTGCAGCTCCGGGGTGGGCTCGGAGGCGCGGATGAGCGAGAGCCGGGGGATGGCGGTGGCGTGGATGCCGTCCGCGGGCGTGTGGCGCGCGAGGAGCGTCGCCAGTTCGTCCAGGCTGGGATTCGGAGCGGGCGCTGAAGGTGGGGCGCGCTTCATGGGGGGAGTCAAACGTCCCGTGCAGGATTAGGCAAGAGCCGGCGAGCATCCGGATAACGCCCCCAGGCCCTCGGTTGAGAAGGTGTGCATGTCCCCGGCGCCCTCCTGGCACCGGGCAATCCATCGAGGGACGTGCACATGACGACGAACATCCAGGGCAAGGTGGTGGCCATCACCGGAGCGAGCAGTGGAATCGGCGAGGCGACGGCCCGCCTGCTTGCCCAGCAGGGCGCGAAGGTGGTGCTGGGCGCGCGGCGCCAGGAGCGGCTGGAGGTGCTGGCGAAGGAGCTGACGGCGGCGGGCGGCGAGGCGCGGGTGCGCGCGGTGGACGTGACGAAGCGCGAGGACGTGGAGGGCTTCGTGCGCTTCACGGTGGAGCAGTTCGGGCGGCTGGACGTGCTCATCAACAACGCGGGGGTGATGCCGCTGTCGCTGTTGGAGAAGCTGAAGGTGGACGAGTGGGACCGGATGATCGACGTGAACATCCGGGGCGTGCTGCACGGCATCGCCGCGGCGCTGCCGGTGATGAAGCGGCAGAAGTCCGGGCAGGTCATCAACCTGTCCTCCATCGGCGGGCACGCGGTGAGTCCGACGGCGGCGGTGTACTGCGCCACGAAGTTCGCGGTGATGGCCATCTCCGAGGGGCTGCGCCAGGAGGTGGGCGGGGACATCCGCGTGACGGTCATCTCCCCGGGCGTCACCACGTCGGAGCTGGCGGAGAGCATCAGCGACGCGAACGCGCGCGACGTGATGCGCGAGTTCCGCAAGGTGGCGATTCCCGCCGAAGCCGTCGCCCGCTCCATCGCCTACGCCATCAGCCAGCCGGCGGACGTGGACGTCAGTGAAATCATCATCCGCCCTACGGCGAGCCCGTACTGAGTTGAGTGCTTCAGCGTGTTGCCTGGATGCGGCGCTGGCGCAACCAGGGCTCGAAGCGCATGAGTGAGAGCCCCAGCTCGCTCGCGAGCTCGGGCCGGGCCAGCGCGGGGGCGACGTTCATGTACGTCAGCCCTCGCGCCACGCCTGGATGGAGGCCCGCGGCGACGGCCTCCTCGATGGAGCTGGGCTGGACCGTATAGGTCTTTCCATCGACGCGGGAGAGGACCTCCGCCATCTGCCGGGGCGTGAGCAGGTCCCCCGCGAGCTGCAGCGTCACCCCGTGGAAGCGCGTGGGGTTCAGCAGGGCCGCCGCGGACGCGTTGCCCACGTCCTCCGGGGCAATCAAGGGGATGGGCCGGTCCGCTTCGAGCACCGTCACCCACCGGTGTCCGTCGACGAAAGCGGACGTGTCCAGCATCGCGTGGTCCATGAAGGTGGCGGGCAGGATGAGCGTCCAGTGCCTGAAGCCGGCGCTCCGGACGCGCTCGCAGGTGGCGAGCTTGTTCTCCCAGTAGACCTCGTGCTCCTTCCAGCGGCCCTCCGCCCAGCCCTCGATGTTCCGGTGGTCCCCGACGCCGGACGTCGCGGTGTGCACGTACGTCTCCACGCCCTCGGCCAGCGCGGCCTCGATGAGGTTCTTGCCCTGCTCGACCTCCTTGCTGAAGTCGACGCCCGTCGCGGAGACGATGGGGGACTGCATGGAGAAGACCCCCTGTACCCCCGCGCAGGCGGCGCGCAGTGACGCGAGGTCGTCCAGGTCTCCCACCACGACCTCCGCGCCCGCCGCCGCGAGCGCCTTGGCGTTGGGCGCCTCCGGATTGCGGACCAGGACGCGCACGGCGGTGCTGCCTTCGGCCAGCAGCGCTCGGGCCGTGGCTCCGCCCTGTCGCCCCGTGGCGGCGGTGACGAGGACAGTCGGGTGACGACGCATCGGCGGCTCCTCTTGAAAGTGGGGGACCCCACCATTTGTATTTGCGTTGAATACGGAGGGGTCCTCCGTTTGTCAAGGGAGGTGGCGGATAAATGCCTTTCAAAATCCCGAGCACCTGCCTCCATTCATCTGTCGACGCTGCCCACGCCGCCTGGAGGAACCCCTTGAGCCTGCTGCTTGCCCTGAGTCTCGTCGCGCCCACGATGCTTGCCCAATCGCCGTCCTCGCCCCGTGATGAGACGGTACGGGTGCGAATCGAGACGGACTCCCCCGAGGTCAGCCTCTTCCGCATCACCAGCGAGGGGTATGGCTCCGTCGCCACCGCGGGAGGCGCCGGCACCGTGGGCATCATCCACTACCAGCGCGAGTGCAGGATGCCCTGCGACGTCACCCTGCGCGACCCGACGACGGACTTCTTCATCGCGGGGTCCGGCATCACGCCGTCACGGCGCTTCACGCTGTTGGACCACGGGCGGGACGTGTCCCTTCAGGTCGACCCCGGCAGCTCTGGTCTGCGATTCACCGGCTGGGTCTCCACGCTGATGGGGGTCAGTCTGGCCATCTTGGGCGGAACCATGATGCTCATCGACAGTTCGTCCGCCGAGGACTCATCCCTTCCGGAGGACAAGCTCTTTCGCAAGGTGGGCGTGGGCTCGCTGATTGGCGGCGGAGCGTTGATGGTGATTGGCATCCCCCTCATCGCGTTCAACGGAACGGATGTGAAGTTCGCGCCGAACAAGTTGACGGGGAACCAGGGGATGGACCTCTGATACAGATGCCACCCGGATGAGCCACCTCCAGCGCGCCCGCGTGTCCTCATGACCTCGCCCCTCGTCCTGGGGGTGGTGCTCCCGCTCCTCGCCACCGCGTCGCCAGCGCCTTCGTCGGCGCGGTGGGGGCTGCATTGGAACGCGCCCTCGGAGTGCATCCAGGCGGCTCCGCTGGCGCGCGCGGTGGAGGCGCGTCTGGGGCGCTCCGTGTTCGGTGCCTTGCCGGACGTGCTCATCCACGGCGTGCTGGAGCAGGCATCCTCGTCGGGCTGGTCCGCGAGGCTCACGCTCGTGGATGCTCGGGGCACTGTTCTGGGCAGCCGCGACATCGACTCCGCCGCGCCCGCGTGCGCGGACATCGAGCGGCGGCTCGTGCTGGTCCTCGCGTTGATGATCGACCCGGAGGCCCTGCGTCCCCGGGAGCCCACCGTCGCGCCCTCCGAGCTGGAGCCTGCTTCCGAGGACGCTGCTCCGCCTCCCGACGCGAGGCCGGACCCGACGGTGGACGAGGCTCCGCTCGATGAAGCATCTCCGCCGACTCGCGCGGCTCCATGGCCCGGCCGCTCGACGGTGTCCATCACCGGCCTGGCGACGACGGGGTTCTCTGACGGCCTCGCGTGGGGAGGTCGCCTCGGCTGGCGGGGGGCGGGGAGCGTGACGTGGCTCGTAGGGCTCTCCGTGGTGCCCTGGGCCCGCTCGGAGCTCGGGGACGGCCGGGTGGACCTGACCCTGGCGACGCCCGAGGTGGGGCTCTGCCCGCTCGTGGTGGGGGACTCCCGATGGGAGGTGTCCGCGTGCGCGACGGCGGCGTTCTCGTTCGTGATGGCGGACTCCCAGGGGACGTTGGTGGACGAGGTGGACCTGCTCGTGCGGGGGGAGGCGGGGGCGCGAGCACAATGGGAGCTGCGACTGGGGAGGACCACCGGGTTGCATGTGGGGGGTGGTGCCTCGGTGGGGTGGCTGCGGCCATCGCTGCCGCTGCGCTCCGCCTGGGAGGGTCGGCTGGGGGCACCGTTGAGCGCGTTCGTCGAGCTGGGCCTGTCGTTCCGGGGACCCTGAGCCGCCGGGGGCGGGTAGCGCTTCACCTGGCGCCGGGAAGCTCACTAGAGTCCGCCGGCCCCGGACTCCGCGCGATGCCCCCTCCTCCCCAGGCCCTGTCCGCTCCCGAACGGGCGGAACCGCTCGACTTCGAGCGGGTGCATGCCCAGCACGCGGCCTTCGTGTGGCGCACGCTGCGGCGCATGGGCGTGAGGGAGGCGGACCTGGAGGACGTCTGCCAGGAGGCGTTCCTGGTGGTCCATCGTCGCCTCCCGGAGTTCGACCCGCGCGCGCCCGTGGCCGCGTGGCTCTTCGGCATCTGCATGCGATTGGCCTCGGACCACCGCAAGCGGGCCCACGTCCGCCGGGAGACCCCCGTGGCGCAGCCCCCCGACGAGGCCCGTCCCCCCGAGCAGCTCGAGTCCGTGGCGCGCACGCAGGCGCGGGCCCGGCTGGACCGCATCCTGGATGCGCTCGACGAGGACAAGCGGGCGGTGTTCGTCCTCTTCGAAATCGAGCAGTGGGCCATGGCCGACGTGGCCCAGGCGGTGGGGTGCCCCGTGCAGACCGCCTATGCGCGGCTGTACGCTGCGCGCAAGCAGGTCCAGGAGGCCGTGGCCCGGTTGCAAGGAGGCGAGAGATGAGGACGCCCGAGCCCGTGCGACTCCTGGAGGAGTCCTCCGACGCCTCGCCCGAGCTGCGGGAGCTGCTGGGCTCCGCGCTGGACGATGGACCTTCGGCCGCGCAGCTGGCGTCCCTCGCGGCCCGACTGGCGCCGCTCCAGCCGCCCCCGAGCCCGGCGGCTCCCGCTCCGGCTCCGGTGGCGCCCGCGCCCGCGCCGCTCGCGGGAGGCGCGACGGTGGTCGCCGGCCTCAAGCTCAAGGTGCTCGTGGGCGTGGCCGCGCTCGCGGGGGCCGCGGGCTCCTTCCAGGTGGGCCGGGTCTACGAGCGCGCGCAGCCTCCGGCGGTCACCCAGGCCCCCCGGGAGACGGCTCCGGTGGAGCGTCCCCGGAGCGAGGTGCCTCCCGAGGCCGTCGTCCCGGCGCCGCCCGTTGCCCAAGTGCCGACTCCGAGTCCCGTGCCCGCCGCCCCCAGCGTGGAGCGTGCGCCGACTCCCGTGCCGCCGCGCACGAGCCCGCCGCGGGCCCTCCAGAAGCCCGTCGTGGAGCCACCTCCGGAAGCTGGCGCTTCGAGCGCGGAGGACGAGGAGCTGCTGCTCATCGACGACGCCCACCGCGCCCTCCAGCGAGGCGCCGCCGAGGAGGCCCTCTCGCTGCTGGGCGGACACGCGTCCCGGTTCCAGGCGGGCACGCTCGCGCAGGAGCGGGAGGTGCTCGCCATCGAGGCGCTGATGCTGCTGGGCCGACGCGCGGAGGCCCAGCGGCGCGCCGGGGACTTCCAGACGAAGTACCCGACGTCCTCCCACCTCGTCCGGCTCCAGAAGCTGCTCCTTCCGCCAGCGCCGGAGTGACGAGGTGCCCGGGCCCGTGTGCTCGGGAGCCGTCCTCAGTACGCGGACTGGAGCCCCACGTCGCGGCCGTTCAACGGCTGCACGGGGCGGTTGTTCGGGTTGAGGTGTGGCAGCCGCTCGAAGGCGGCGATCTGCGAGTCGGACAGATGGATGGGGTTCTTCATCACGAACCACTGGAGCCCCTCGCTGCACGGGGGCGTGGTGAGTGAGCCGGCGTAATGGAAGAACGCCCGGTTGAACGGCAGGAGCGCGCTGGCGTTGATGAGCGCGCCCAGCGGCGTGCTCGTCTCACCCTCGTGACGGGGCAGGTGACGGAAGGCGGTGAAGAGCGCCGCGTTCACCAGGCCCTCCTCGATGAGCACGCCCACCACGACCCTGGGCGTCCCCGCCGCGTCGGTGTGCACCAGGTGCACCTCGAGCGGATAGTGCACGCCGTTCTGGGTGTGCTCGCTGGGCGTATGGAAGTGGAACTGCGCCAGCTTGTACTCCTGGTTGCCCAGGCGCAGGGTGCTGCCCACGTCGTAGTTGAACTGCACCGTGTGGCCGTTGTTCACCATGCGCACCTGGCTGGTGCCGTAGTGGAAGCTGGGCGCCTGCACATTCGTGTGCGTGGCCCCGGAGGTGGACAGCGCCACGGGGGATTGCTGGACGCCCGTGGAACACAGCGCGCCACCGGCGACCTCACCCCAGTGCTCGGGGTCGACGGTCTGCGCATAGCCCCAGTGCGTCTCCTCGGCGAGGGCAGGGGCGGCGAGCAACACGGAGGACAGCAACGCGCTCCGAAGAGCGCGCACGGAGAGGGTGCGAGGGTGTGACATGAGTGATGAGTCCTTGAGTGAAGACACCAGGAACGGGCGGATGTCCCGCCATGCCGGGCCTGGTGTCTGTCCTAGCGGCCGAGCCAATGTTTTGCCGTAAAATCCATTGAAGTGGTACTGGCTTGTATTTCCCGAAATGAATCGAAATGAAACAACGTGTTGACAGAAAATCCCCGGGTGGATGGGGCTTGTGTGTGTCCATGGCGAGCGCTGACTGCGATTGCGGGCCAGCAGGAGACACGGGGTGCCTGGGTCCTGAAACGCCCGGGTAACGGCGGCCCTACGGCAGGTGGAGTCCCCCGTGTCATTCCGTGGTTGAATGTGGAGGGCTCCCCCGGTTGTGGGGGAACGTCACGGTGAGGAGACAGGTGTCGTGGAGCGGGTGAAGTCATTGCGAGTGGATGGCCAGCGCAACCGGGAGCGGATTGTCGCGGCGGCCTCGGAGCTGGTCGCGCGGGATGGGGCGCAGGCGTCGCTCGAGGAGATCGCGCGGCGGGCGGGGGTGGGCTCGGCGACGCTGCACCGACACTTCCCGACGCGGCAGGCGCTGTTGGAGGTGGTGTTCCGGGATGGCGTCGCGCAGCTGTGCGCGATGGCGTCGGCTCAGCCGGGCAGGAATCCCGCCGCGGAGCTGGCGGCCTGGCTGGAGGAGGTGACGGTGTACACCGCGACGCACCGCGGGCTCGCCGCCGCGCTGCTCGCGGGGCCGGAGGGGCTGTCACCCGAGGAGCTGTGCTGCACGGACATGCTGCTCGAGGTGTTGACCGGCCTGGTGGCGCGGGCGTCGTCGGCGGGCGCGATTCACGCTGGAGCCACGGCGGAGGACCTGCTGCGGCTGGCGAACGCCATCGCGGTCGCCAACGAGCAGGATGCCCCCACCGCGCGCCGGGTGCTGCGCCTGGCGCTCCTGGGCATCCGGCCGTGAGCGAGGGCGCCACTCGGACGGCGTGATTGTCCCACGCGCCGTGAGCGCTGAACGCTACACTCCGGGGCCCATGTCGACCCGTGGTGCAATCGCTGTGTACACGTCGGGCTCGGGGATTCCCGAGCACGTCTCCTCGCGGCCCTGGCGCGGTGTCTATCATCACTGGGATGGCTATCCCACGGGCCTCGGGCAACACCTGATGGCGCGCGTCGAGCGCGCCCACGGGGACATCCAGGCCGTGGTGGGGCGGCTCATCGACGAGGCCCCCTGGGGTTGGTCCACCTGTATGGGTGGGAAGGGCGAGACGGAGGAGGAGCGCTATTCGGAGGAGAGCCCGGGCCTCCCGGTCGCACCGGATGAGACCGGGAACGTGTCCTATGTCTATGTCTTCGATGTGGAGGCGCGTCGGCTCGATGCGTTCTCGACCTACGTCGGCGGGGACGGCAAGCGGCTCGGCTCCGTGGTCTTCTCACCCGAGGGCACACCGGACCTCCCCGCGTTCGACCTCCTGCCGGAGGAGCGGGTCAG includes:
- a CDS encoding RNA polymerase sigma factor — protein: MPPPPQALSAPERAEPLDFERVHAQHAAFVWRTLRRMGVREADLEDVCQEAFLVVHRRLPEFDPRAPVAAWLFGICMRLASDHRKRAHVRRETPVAQPPDEARPPEQLESVARTQARARLDRILDALDEDKRAVFVLFEIEQWAMADVAQAVGCPVQTAYARLYAARKQVQEAVARLQGGER
- a CDS encoding NmrA family NAD(P)-binding protein, translating into MRRHPTVLVTAATGRQGGATARALLAEGSTAVRVLVRNPEAPNAKALAAAGAEVVVGDLDDLASLRAACAGVQGVFSMQSPIVSATGVDFSKEVEQGKNLIEAALAEGVETYVHTATSGVGDHRNIEGWAEGRWKEHEVYWENKLATCERVRSAGFRHWTLILPATFMDHAMLDTSAFVDGHRWVTVLEADRPIPLIAPEDVGNASAAALLNPTRFHGVTLQLAGDLLTPRQMAEVLSRVDGKTYTVQPSSIEEAVAAGLHPGVARGLTYMNVAPALARPELASELGLSLMRFEPWLRQRRIQATR
- a CDS encoding M23 family metallopeptidase encodes the protein MKTTRSMKLQALLVGAFLVAPASALAGTMFRFPMSMNPGQCASGGCYVGAYKDLGGVKDWTCQGWTYYGHLGTDFSLAGGLPAMDAGVWVISAASGTLESAVDGFYDRCLAWNKDDPNANCGIRAANYMILRHADNRRSKYFHLKKFSFQYSVGANIPCGNWIAKAGSSGASTGPHLHFEFSDPTWGTDDPYAATPGCGGTISLWTSQGSYQGLPGITCQ
- a CDS encoding SDR family oxidoreductase; the protein is MTTNIQGKVVAITGASSGIGEATARLLAQQGAKVVLGARRQERLEVLAKELTAAGGEARVRAVDVTKREDVEGFVRFTVEQFGRLDVLINNAGVMPLSLLEKLKVDEWDRMIDVNIRGVLHGIAAALPVMKRQKSGQVINLSSIGGHAVSPTAAVYCATKFAVMAISEGLRQEVGGDIRVTVISPGVTTSELAESISDANARDVMREFRKVAIPAEAVARSIAYAISQPADVDVSEIIIRPTASPY
- a CDS encoding AraC family transcriptional regulator — its product is MKRAPPSAPAPNPSLDELATLLARHTPADGIHATAIPRLSLIRASEPTPELHALQAAALCIVAQGRKQVLLGDDVYVYGTDQCLVASMDLHVTGQVIEATPDKPYLCFRLDLEPGQLSSLMMEAALESPEDRGVARGLALGPVGTPLLDATSRLVRLLDTPRDIPVLAPLITREILYRLLSGENTARLRRIAMGDSRLDAIARAIHWLKAHYAAPLRIEDLARTVHMSPSALHHHFKSVTAMSPLQYQKQLRLQEARRLMLAEAMDAAMAGHSVGYESPSQFSREYSRMFGAPPSRDIARLRESLGAVQ
- a CDS encoding carbonic anhydrase; translated protein: MSHPRTLSVRALRSALLSSVLLAAPALAEETHWGYAQTVDPEHWGEVAGGALCSTGVQQSPVALSTSGATHTNVQAPSFHYGTSQVRMVNNGHTVQFNYDVGSTLRLGNQEYKLAQFHFHTPSEHTQNGVHYPLEVHLVHTDAAGTPRVVVGVLIEEGLVNAALFTAFRHLPRHEGETSTPLGALINASALLPFNRAFFHYAGSLTTPPCSEGLQWFVMKNPIHLSDSQIAAFERLPHLNPNNRPVQPLNGRDVGLQSAY
- a CDS encoding TetR/AcrR family transcriptional regulator, whose product is MKSLRVDGQRNRERIVAAASELVARDGAQASLEEIARRAGVGSATLHRHFPTRQALLEVVFRDGVAQLCAMASAQPGRNPAAELAAWLEEVTVYTATHRGLAAALLAGPEGLSPEELCCTDMLLEVLTGLVARASSAGAIHAGATAEDLLRLANAIAVANEQDAPTARRVLRLALLGIRP